A portion of the Pseudomonas koreensis genome contains these proteins:
- a CDS encoding DUF1285 domain-containing protein produces the protein MSDPQTANDLLGQIPKTKGLPPVHLWNPDFCGDIDMRIARDGTWYYLGTPIGRKPMVKLFSTIIRRDGDDYFLITPVEKVGIKVDDAPFVAVAVEVQGEGETQLLRFTTNVEETTEAGPEHPIRVEIEPETQEPAPYVHVRSNLEALIHRNVFYQLVELAVSREIDGQSWLGVWSGGEFFRIGLEP, from the coding sequence ATGAGTGACCCGCAAACAGCCAATGACCTGCTGGGACAGATTCCCAAGACCAAAGGCCTGCCACCGGTGCATTTGTGGAACCCGGATTTCTGCGGCGACATCGATATGCGCATCGCCCGCGACGGCACCTGGTATTACCTGGGCACGCCGATCGGGCGCAAGCCGATGGTCAAACTGTTCTCCACCATCATCCGCCGCGACGGCGATGATTATTTCCTGATCACCCCGGTCGAGAAGGTCGGGATCAAGGTCGATGACGCGCCGTTCGTGGCGGTTGCCGTGGAAGTGCAGGGCGAGGGCGAGACGCAGCTTTTGCGCTTCACTACCAATGTCGAGGAAACCACCGAGGCGGGACCCGAGCATCCGATTCGCGTCGAGATTGAGCCTGAAACCCAGGAGCCTGCGCCTTATGTGCATGTGCGCAGCAATCTGGAAGCGCTGATTCACCGCAATGTGTTCTATCAGTTGGTGGAACTGGCGGTTAGCCGCGAGATTGATGGTCAGAGTTGGCTCGGCGTGTGGAGCGGCGGCGAGTTCTTCCGCATTGGCCTCGAACCCTGA
- a CDS encoding FadR/GntR family transcriptional regulator codes for MSSSFHASTVDWLGSWIAAGQVKPGQTIKVEADLGEQLGVSRTVIREAIKTLVAKGMLEVGPKVGTRVLPVRRWNLFDPQVVGWLSRNGLPENFVDDLLDLRRTIEPMAVRWACERATPEQIEAVQLAFNALERAVDSGIDYNRADQAFHECILAASHNQFIEQMVPALGALLAVSFEVSAADPDELRRTLPIHKDMADAIAARDSTRGVWACMTLIDNADLAIKRFYPKVMADRKAS; via the coding sequence ATGTCCAGCAGCTTTCATGCGTCGACCGTTGACTGGCTGGGCAGTTGGATTGCTGCCGGTCAGGTGAAGCCGGGGCAGACCATCAAGGTCGAGGCGGATCTGGGCGAGCAGCTCGGTGTCAGCCGCACGGTGATTCGCGAAGCGATCAAAACCCTCGTCGCCAAAGGCATGCTTGAAGTCGGGCCGAAAGTCGGCACGCGGGTGTTGCCGGTACGGCGCTGGAATTTGTTCGATCCGCAAGTGGTTGGCTGGCTGTCGCGCAACGGCTTGCCGGAAAATTTCGTCGATGACTTGCTGGACTTGCGCCGCACCATCGAGCCGATGGCGGTGCGCTGGGCCTGTGAGCGCGCAACGCCGGAACAAATCGAAGCAGTGCAACTGGCTTTTAATGCACTGGAGCGTGCGGTCGACAGCGGCATCGATTACAACCGCGCCGACCAGGCTTTCCACGAATGCATTCTTGCCGCCAGCCATAATCAGTTCATCGAACAAATGGTCCCGGCCCTCGGCGCGTTGCTCGCGGTGTCGTTCGAAGTCTCCGCCGCTGACCCCGATGAACTGCGCCGCACCTTGCCGATCCATAAAGACATGGCCGATGCCATCGCCGCGCGCGATTCGACCCGTGGCGTTTGGGCGTGCATGACCTTGATCGACAATGCCGATCTGGCGATAAAACGCTTTTACCCGAAAGTCATGGCCGACAGAAAAGCCAGCTGA
- a CDS encoding SMP-30/gluconolactonase/LRE family protein, which translates to MTCTALTQHRAQLGEGPFWDAPTQALYWVDIAGKQALRLIGQNVQIWQMPEHISAFIPCASGDALVTLSSGVYRLDLDSPGLEPRLTLFCVADPQPGNRPNEARCDALGRLWLGTMQNNIGEHGEDLPIVRRSGGLFRIDADQRVTPLLLGLGIPNTLLWSDDGTTLLFGESLDSTLNRYFIRTDGSLDAPQVFYSSDQHGGPDGSAMDAEGYVWNARWDGSCLLRLTPDGQVDRKIDLPVSRPTSCVFGGEDLKTLYITSAKSPLNHPLDGAVLTMRVDVAGKLCTRFAG; encoded by the coding sequence ATGACCTGCACCGCCCTGACCCAACACCGCGCGCAACTTGGCGAAGGCCCGTTCTGGGATGCGCCGACCCAGGCGTTGTACTGGGTCGATATCGCCGGTAAACAAGCGTTGCGGCTGATCGGCCAGAACGTGCAGATCTGGCAGATGCCCGAGCACATCTCCGCCTTCATTCCCTGTGCCAGCGGCGATGCGCTGGTCACGTTGAGCAGTGGCGTGTATCGACTGGATCTCGATTCTCCGGGGCTTGAGCCACGCTTGACGCTGTTTTGCGTTGCCGACCCGCAACCCGGCAACCGACCCAACGAAGCCCGTTGCGATGCCTTGGGCCGGTTGTGGCTGGGCACTATGCAGAACAACATCGGCGAGCACGGCGAGGATCTGCCGATCGTGCGTCGTTCCGGTGGTCTGTTCCGTATCGATGCCGATCAACGCGTCACGCCACTGCTGCTCGGTCTGGGCATTCCCAACACCCTGCTGTGGAGCGACGACGGCACCACGCTGCTGTTCGGCGAAAGTCTCGACAGCACACTCAATCGATATTTCATCCGCACCGACGGCAGTCTCGATGCGCCACAGGTGTTTTACTCATCCGATCAGCACGGCGGCCCCGACGGCTCAGCCATGGATGCCGAAGGCTACGTGTGGAACGCGCGTTGGGACGGCAGCTGCCTGTTGCGCCTGACGCCGGACGGGCAGGTGGATCGCAAGATCGATCTGCCAGTCAGTCGCCCGACCAGTTGCGTATTCGGTGGTGAAGACCTGAAAACCCTATACATCACCAGCGCAAAAAGTCCGCTCAACCATCCACTGGATGGCGCAGTGCTGACCATGCGCGTCGATGTTGCAGGAAAACTCTGTACGCGTTTTGCAGGATAG
- a CDS encoding DUF4823 domain-containing protein, whose translation MRSLVLLLAVLALGGCMNVSDMAEGTRYHMSDAGLLDHSDSRRVNNVRIQPDSFIFIAQGAFAPPGGSYPRPNVVAEEAFKGFVEYFPMVRRARAPEGLDQAMGEARDAGAHYLLYTRFAKADDRIGNSDEWLDQEAVDRLGIDGGVIQIMLIETSTQYLIDTARIKSRGGLLTFHDSKPEDLIGPPLAQYARSLLGIGDQ comes from the coding sequence ATGCGTAGCCTGGTTTTGCTGCTGGCCGTTTTGGCGCTTGGCGGCTGCATGAATGTCAGCGATATGGCCGAAGGCACGCGCTATCACATGAGCGATGCGGGACTTCTGGACCACAGCGACAGCCGCCGGGTGAACAATGTCCGCATTCAGCCGGACTCGTTCATCTTCATCGCCCAGGGCGCGTTTGCACCGCCCGGTGGTTCCTATCCACGGCCGAACGTGGTCGCCGAAGAAGCCTTCAAGGGCTTCGTCGAATACTTCCCGATGGTCCGCCGCGCCCGCGCCCCGGAAGGCCTCGACCAAGCCATGGGCGAAGCCCGCGATGCCGGCGCGCATTACCTGCTCTACACACGTTTCGCCAAGGCTGATGACCGCATCGGCAACTCCGACGAGTGGCTGGATCAGGAAGCCGTGGATCGGCTCGGTATCGACGGCGGCGTGATTCAGATCATGTTGATCGAGACCAGCACCCAGTATTTGATTGATACTGCACGGATCAAGAGTCGTGGCGGTTTACTGACGTTCCATGACTCCAAACCCGAAGACCTCATCGGTCCGCCACTGGCGCAATACGCACGCAGCCTGCTGGGGATCGGCGACCAGTAA
- a CDS encoding substrate-binding domain-containing protein — protein sequence MKRRFGIRTLCSTALAVTAFSLSSALLAADAVKIGFLVKQAEEPWFQTEWAFAEKAAKDKGFELIKIAVPDGEKTLSAIDSLAANGAKGFVICPPDVSLGPAIMAKAKINDLKVIAVDDRFVDANGKFMEDVPYLGMAAFEVGQKQGAAMAAEAKKRNWDWKDTYAVVNTYNELDTGKKRTDGSVDALKKAGMPADHILFAALKTLDVPGSMDATNSALVKLPSAAKNLIIGGMNDNTVLGGVRATEAAGFAASNVIGIGINGTDAIGELKKPNSGFFGSMLPSPHIEGYKTAEMMYEWITAGKEPPKYTAMDDVTLITRENFKQELEKIGLWN from the coding sequence ATGAAACGTCGTTTCGGGATTCGTACCCTGTGCAGCACTGCCCTGGCGGTCACTGCGTTCAGCCTGAGCAGTGCGCTGCTCGCCGCCGACGCGGTGAAAATCGGCTTTCTGGTCAAGCAGGCCGAAGAGCCGTGGTTCCAGACCGAATGGGCTTTTGCCGAAAAAGCCGCCAAGGACAAAGGCTTTGAACTGATCAAGATCGCCGTGCCGGATGGCGAGAAGACCCTCTCGGCGATCGACAGCCTGGCCGCCAACGGTGCCAAGGGTTTTGTGATCTGCCCGCCGGACGTGTCCCTCGGCCCCGCCATCATGGCCAAAGCCAAGATCAACGATCTGAAAGTGATTGCCGTCGATGACCGTTTCGTCGACGCCAACGGCAAATTCATGGAAGACGTGCCGTACCTGGGCATGGCCGCGTTCGAAGTCGGCCAGAAGCAGGGCGCCGCCATGGCCGCCGAAGCGAAAAAGCGTAACTGGGACTGGAAAGACACCTACGCGGTGGTCAACACCTACAACGAACTCGATACCGGCAAGAAGCGCACCGACGGTTCGGTTGATGCCCTGAAAAAGGCTGGCATGCCGGCGGATCACATCCTCTTCGCCGCGCTGAAAACCCTCGACGTACCGGGCAGCATGGACGCCACCAACTCGGCGCTGGTGAAACTGCCGAGTGCGGCGAAAAACCTGATCATCGGCGGCATGAACGACAACACCGTGCTTGGCGGCGTGCGCGCGACCGAAGCGGCCGGGTTTGCCGCGAGCAACGTGATCGGCATCGGCATCAACGGCACCGACGCCATCGGCGAATTGAAAAAGCCTAACAGCGGCTTCTTCGGGTCGATGCTGCCAAGCCCGCACATCGAAGGCTACAAGACCGCCGAGATGATGTACGAGTGGATCACTGCCGGCAAAGAACCGCCGAAATACACCGCCATGGATGACGTCACCCTGATCACCCGCGAAAACTTCAAGCAAGAGCTGGAAAAAATCGGCTTGTGGAACTGA
- a CDS encoding SDR family oxidoreductase, which translates to MPQALTLPAVPPPPKGERLKNKVVLLTGAAQGIGEAIVAAFASQQARLLISDIQADKVEQVAAHWRGKGHDVQALKVDVSNQQDLHALARRAVELHGRIDVLVNCAGVNVFRDPLQMTEEDWHRCFAIDLDGAWYGCKAVLPQMIEQGVGSIINIASTHSSHIIPGCFPYPVAKHGLLGLTRALGIEYAAKGIRVNAIAPGYIETQLNVDYWNGFADPHAERQRAFDLHPPKRIGQPLEVAMTAVFLASDEAPFINASCITIDGGRSVMYHD; encoded by the coding sequence ATGCCTCAAGCGCTGACATTGCCTGCCGTGCCGCCACCGCCAAAAGGCGAGCGTCTGAAAAACAAGGTCGTGCTGCTGACCGGTGCCGCTCAGGGCATCGGCGAAGCGATTGTTGCCGCCTTCGCCTCGCAGCAGGCCAGATTGCTGATCAGCGATATCCAGGCCGACAAGGTCGAGCAGGTCGCCGCGCACTGGCGCGGTAAGGGCCATGACGTGCAAGCACTGAAGGTCGACGTGTCGAATCAGCAGGATCTGCATGCCCTTGCCAGACGCGCCGTGGAATTGCATGGCCGCATCGATGTGCTGGTCAACTGCGCCGGGGTCAATGTGTTCCGCGATCCGCTGCAGATGACCGAAGAAGACTGGCACCGCTGCTTCGCCATTGATCTGGATGGCGCCTGGTATGGCTGCAAGGCCGTGCTGCCGCAAATGATCGAGCAGGGCGTCGGCAGCATCATCAACATCGCCTCGACTCATTCCAGCCACATTATTCCCGGCTGCTTTCCGTACCCGGTGGCCAAGCACGGCTTGCTCGGCCTGACCCGCGCGCTCGGCATCGAATACGCGGCCAAAGGCATTCGCGTCAACGCCATCGCGCCGGGCTACATCGAAACGCAGCTGAACGTCGATTACTGGAACGGCTTTGCCGATCCGCATGCCGAGCGGCAGCGCGCCTTCGACCTGCATCCGCCCAAGCGCATCGGCCAGCCGCTAGAAGTGGCTATGACTGCGGTGTTTCTGGCCAGCGATGAAGCGCCGTTTATCAACGCGTCGTGCATCACCATCGATGGTGGTCGCTCGGTGATGTACCACGACTGA
- the araG gene encoding L-arabinose ABC transporter ATP-binding protein AraG — protein sequence MHAQVQTQEQQHGASGSLRFNGIGKTFPGVKALDGISFVAHPGQVHALMGENGAGKSTLLKILGGAYIPSSGELQIGEQAMAFKSTADSIGSGVAVIHQELHLVPEMTVAENLFLGHLPASFGLINRSELRQKALNCLKGLADEIDPQTKVGRLSLGQRQLVEIAKALSRGAHVIAFDEPTSSLSAREIDRLMAIIGRLRDEGKVVLYVSHRMEEVFRICDAVTVFKDGRYVHTFEDMSQLTHDQLVTCMVGRDIQDIYDYRHRPRGAVALKVNGLLGPGLREPISFEAHKGEILGLFGLVGAGRTELFRLLSGLERNTAGRLELRGHELKLRSPRDAIAAGILLCPEDRKKEGIIPLASVAENINISARGAHSGLGCLIRGLWEKGNADKQIKALKVKTPHAGQQIKFLSGGNQQKAILGRWLSMPMKVLLLDEPTRGIDIGAKAEIYQIIHNLAADGISVIVVSSDLMEVMGISDRILVLCEGALRGEVSRDQANESNLLQLALPRHRADGVAN from the coding sequence ATGCACGCGCAAGTACAGACACAAGAACAACAACATGGCGCCAGCGGCAGCCTGCGTTTCAACGGGATCGGCAAGACCTTTCCCGGCGTGAAAGCGCTGGATGGCATCAGCTTCGTCGCTCACCCAGGCCAGGTTCATGCCCTGATGGGCGAGAACGGTGCGGGCAAGTCGACGCTGCTGAAGATCCTCGGTGGCGCCTATATTCCGAGCAGCGGCGAGCTGCAGATCGGCGAGCAGGCGATGGCCTTCAAATCGACTGCCGACAGCATTGGCAGCGGCGTTGCGGTGATTCACCAGGAGCTGCATCTGGTCCCGGAAATGACCGTCGCCGAGAACCTGTTTCTCGGACATCTGCCGGCCAGTTTCGGTTTGATCAATCGCAGTGAACTGCGCCAGAAGGCCTTGAATTGCCTGAAAGGCCTCGCCGACGAAATCGATCCGCAAACCAAGGTCGGCCGCTTGTCGCTGGGCCAGCGGCAATTGGTGGAAATCGCCAAGGCGTTGTCGCGCGGTGCTCACGTCATCGCTTTCGACGAACCGACCAGTAGTCTTTCGGCACGCGAAATCGATCGTTTGATGGCGATCATCGGGCGCCTGCGCGACGAAGGCAAAGTGGTGCTCTACGTTTCCCATCGCATGGAAGAAGTGTTCCGCATTTGCGATGCCGTGACGGTGTTCAAGGACGGCCGCTACGTGCACACGTTTGAAGACATGAGCCAGCTGACCCACGATCAACTGGTGACGTGCATGGTCGGTCGCGACATTCAGGACATCTACGATTACCGCCATCGCCCCCGTGGCGCCGTGGCGTTGAAAGTCAACGGTCTGCTTGGCCCGGGCCTGCGCGAGCCGATCAGCTTCGAAGCGCACAAGGGCGAAATCCTTGGCTTGTTCGGGCTGGTCGGGGCAGGGCGTACCGAGCTGTTTCGCCTGCTCAGCGGCCTGGAGCGCAACACCGCTGGCCGCCTTGAATTGCGCGGCCATGAGCTGAAACTGCGTTCCCCCCGTGACGCGATTGCCGCCGGCATTCTGCTCTGCCCGGAAGATCGCAAGAAGGAAGGCATCATCCCGTTGGCCAGCGTTGCCGAGAACATCAACATCAGTGCCCGTGGTGCGCATTCCGGGCTCGGTTGCCTGATTCGCGGCCTGTGGGAAAAGGGCAACGCCGACAAGCAGATCAAGGCCCTGAAAGTGAAAACCCCGCACGCCGGCCAGCAGATCAAGTTCCTTTCCGGCGGCAATCAGCAGAAGGCCATTCTCGGCCGCTGGCTGTCGATGCCGATGAAGGTTTTGCTGCTCGACGAACCGACCCGTGGCATCGACATCGGCGCCAAGGCCGAGATCTACCAGATCATTCATAACCTCGCCGCCGACGGTATTTCGGTGATCGTGGTATCCAGCGATCTGATGGAAGTGATGGGCATTTCCGACCGCATCCTGGTGCTGTGCGAAGGCGCCCTGCGCGGCGAAGTCAGCCGCGACCAGGCCAATGAATCCAACCTGCTGCAACTGGCTTTGCCACGCCACCGCGCTGACGGCGTGGCGAACTGA